A window of the Butyricimonas faecalis genome harbors these coding sequences:
- a CDS encoding DUF134 domain-containing protein, whose protein sequence is MSPRPKNIRKVNDMPVAAGFKPIGLNGCCKNTIFLHFEEYEAIRLCDYEMKTQQEASVSMGVSRPTLSRIYVSARQKIARALVCGVTIMIEGGAAYTDSEWFRCGACGFLFNNINPALKIRKMECPVCHSDDLSISNININKNEIMMKIAIPTRDNVVDNHFGHCEYYTILTVGQDNQISSSETIPSPQGCGCKSNIAGELENMGVSVMLAGNMGQGALNVLTSHHIKVIRGCSGNILEVAADYLSGKLTDSGVGCSSHEHHHECHGHSHKE, encoded by the coding sequence ATGTCACCACGTCCAAAAAACATCCGCAAAGTTAATGACATGCCCGTTGCCGCAGGATTCAAGCCCATAGGTCTGAACGGTTGTTGTAAGAATACCATATTCTTGCATTTTGAAGAGTATGAGGCGATACGGTTATGCGATTATGAAATGAAAACCCAGCAGGAAGCGTCTGTTTCAATGGGGGTATCACGTCCGACACTAAGTCGGATATATGTCAGCGCAAGGCAAAAGATTGCCAGGGCATTGGTTTGTGGTGTTACCATAATGATAGAAGGCGGAGCAGCGTACACAGACAGTGAATGGTTCCGTTGCGGAGCATGCGGTTTTTTATTCAATAATATCAATCCCGCGCTTAAAATCCGCAAGATGGAATGTCCGGTATGCCACTCCGACGACTTAAGCATAAGTAATATTAACATTAATAAAAATGAGATCATGATGAAAATTGCTATTCCGACCAGAGACAATGTAGTCGATAACCATTTCGGTCATTGTGAGTATTACACAATCCTGACAGTAGGACAAGACAATCAAATTTCAAGCAGCGAGACTATTCCCTCTCCGCAAGGATGCGGATGTAAATCCAATATCGCAGGAGAATTGGAAAACATGGGAGTCAGCGTTATGCTGGCAGGAAATATGGGGCAAGGTGCCTTGAATGTACTTACATCCCATCATATCAAAGTCATAAGAGGCTGTTCGGGTAATATTCTGGAAGTTGCCGCTGATTATTTAAGCGGGAAACTTACAGACTCGGGAGTGGGTTGTTCATCCCATGAACATCACCATGAATGTCATGGACATAGTCATAAAGAATGA
- a CDS encoding immunoglobulin-like domain-containing protein, with protein MKNLFYLFVLLSVWSPKLKAQDIDFPLSLSEIEKYESRVHIRRLPNVTVTHPDAYKIRTQQPVYSPSTKRITLDVINVDAPAAEPEYHWMKHWKDGKWETFPFIDNLAFAGVGRDLSKGDTLPEYIHMSEFKYPLKPDKYQIHFYVFSNIYTYCDLTDTKIQPVQGTEMQGAFGFRVLESDNDSIRILFENHTNLSVQPVFFPSVDTDDRYMVHPLARSGWSGEANYMKSCARLEAGEAMLFSIPVSWDVNRITNPNEKKRYSAGKLSPGKYKIGLQLEIYMDTEFEVK; from the coding sequence ATGAAGAACTTGTTTTATTTATTCGTCCTTTTGTCCGTTTGGTCGCCGAAACTGAAAGCACAGGACATTGATTTCCCTCTTTCACTGTCGGAAATAGAAAAGTATGAAAGCCGTGTACATATCCGGCGGCTTCCCAATGTGACTGTTACGCATCCAGACGCTTACAAAATTCGTACCCAACAACCCGTTTACTCGCCCTCGACCAAACGGATTACGTTGGATGTAATCAATGTAGATGCTCCTGCTGCCGAGCCGGAGTATCACTGGATGAAACATTGGAAAGACGGGAAGTGGGAAACGTTTCCATTCATCGACAATCTTGCCTTTGCTGGTGTGGGCAGAGATTTGTCCAAAGGCGATACGTTACCCGAATACATTCATATGTCCGAGTTTAAGTATCCGTTGAAGCCGGACAAATACCAGATCCACTTCTACGTGTTCTCCAACATCTATACGTATTGCGACCTGACAGACACAAAGATTCAGCCGGTACAAGGAACGGAAATGCAAGGGGCCTTTGGTTTTCGTGTACTGGAATCGGACAATGATTCCATCCGTATTCTATTCGAGAACCATACCAACCTGTCCGTACAACCGGTGTTCTTTCCAAGCGTAGATACTGATGACCGGTATATGGTACATCCGTTAGCCCGTTCAGGATGGAGTGGTGAAGCTAATTACATGAAAAGCTGTGCCCGCTTGGAAGCGGGAGAAGCCATGCTGTTTTCCATCCCGGTATCGTGGGATGTCAATCGCATTACCAACCCTAATGAGAAGAAGCGATACAGTGCAGGGAAGTTATCTCCCGGCAAGTACAAAATAGGGTTGCAACTGGAAATATACATGGATACGGAGTTTGAAGTAAAATAA
- a CDS encoding SIMPL domain-containing protein translates to MKKKTLLLSMLMLVTLSLQAQTNERYIEVTGTSEIEIVPDKIHYLIEIREYFEEEFDGKSKPEEYRTKVPLSEIEQGLREALDKAGIPQNAIRTQEIGDYWRQQGQDFLVSKKFDITLTNFNQINEIVKRIDTKGIHTMRIGELENKDMLAYHQKGKIEALKAAQRKATYLVEALDKRLGDVIRIVEKGSGKASPFVQSNVLSSDAASFDNFRTIKKNYSMLVRFEIID, encoded by the coding sequence ATGAAAAAGAAAACACTATTATTATCAATGTTGATGCTGGTAACACTCTCGTTACAAGCGCAAACCAATGAGCGGTACATTGAAGTGACGGGTACATCAGAAATCGAGATTGTACCTGACAAAATCCATTATCTGATTGAAATCCGTGAATACTTCGAAGAAGAATTTGACGGGAAATCGAAGCCCGAAGAATACCGTACCAAAGTACCTTTATCAGAGATAGAGCAAGGATTAAGAGAAGCTCTTGATAAGGCCGGTATTCCACAAAATGCCATTCGCACACAAGAAATCGGTGACTATTGGCGGCAACAAGGGCAAGACTTTTTAGTTTCTAAGAAATTCGACATTACCTTGACCAACTTTAATCAGATAAATGAAATCGTCAAGCGCATCGACACGAAAGGCATCCACACCATGCGCATCGGTGAATTGGAGAACAAAGACATGCTTGCCTATCACCAAAAGGGAAAGATTGAAGCATTGAAAGCCGCTCAAAGGAAAGCGACCTATTTGGTGGAGGCATTGGATAAAAGGTTAGGTGATGTCATACGCATTGTGGAAAAAGGTAGTGGTAAAGCCTCTCCGTTTGTACAAAGCAACGTCCTGTCATCCGATGCAGCCTCATTCGACAACTTCCGTACCATCAAGAAAAACTATTCCATGCTGGTACGTTTTGAAATCATTGATTAA
- a CDS encoding SH3 domain-containing protein yields the protein MMNRYSQQSICMLKNMFVSRNIIKWVLFLILNFSLCTQSFADHYRVTAPNGLNVRASANKNGKLLGQLSKDNVIDVVSIENGWANINYNGWQGYVSASYLEAVTETDEAGTSTKEESWDLTSWLFDSEGESAWFTAIKWILFLGIAIYIIKIVLQFFALMLVVGLIVGAIGLAVGFILDWLGWIDSGTMWDMAQWGFSIGNGIGLIMGILGFKDLHKGATEPWSGSSSSSSSGLKTASFTDSGTLYHLTQDSPYSECDYTDQFGGKWGRDSSGFYRK from the coding sequence ATGATGAACAGATATAGCCAGCAAAGTATTTGTATGCTGAAGAATATGTTCGTTAGCAGAAACATTATTAAATGGGTCTTGTTTCTAATCCTTAATTTTTCCCTATGTACGCAATCTTTTGCAGATCATTATCGAGTGACCGCTCCCAACGGTCTTAATGTACGGGCTTCAGCCAATAAAAACGGAAAACTATTAGGGCAATTGTCTAAGGATAACGTGATTGATGTTGTATCTATAGAAAACGGATGGGCTAATATCAATTATAATGGCTGGCAGGGTTATGTCAGCGCATCGTATCTGGAAGCCGTAACAGAAACAGACGAAGCGGGTACTTCCACCAAAGAAGAGTCATGGGACTTAACCTCTTGGTTGTTTGATTCCGAAGGAGAATCGGCTTGGTTCACAGCGATAAAGTGGATACTGTTTTTAGGCATAGCCATCTACATTATCAAGATTGTGTTACAATTCTTCGCATTGATGCTGGTTGTAGGTTTGATTGTTGGAGCGATTGGATTGGCGGTAGGTTTTATTCTTGATTGGCTGGGTTGGATAGACTCTGGTACCATGTGGGATATGGCCCAATGGGGATTCAGTATAGGCAACGGGATAGGTCTTATTATGGGTATTCTCGGTTTTAAAGACTTGCATAAGGGAGCGACGGAGCCTTGGAGCGGTTCATCATCAAGCAGTTCAAGCGGTTTGAAAACAGCAAGTTTTACTGATTCTGGAACATTATATCATCTTACACAAGATTCTCCCTATAGCGAGTGTGATTACACCGACCAATTTGGCGGCAAATGGGGACGCGACAGTTCCGGATTTTATCGCAAATAA
- a CDS encoding immunoglobulin-like domain-containing protein — protein sequence MKSKAIILITALCTSIVGCTNKQKQQNTIIGGADSPTGIAITEDSSKQDRDTMTYEIPQCQLWYTEELSEADKDGEIRMWTERKEYWEDVQVINVFVSNPTDIPINFGRRWNNYIWNGKEWACPELKVSYIAWEDDLFVQHRGMLLYCFRFPVGEYYHLPKGKYRLTKTFHANNKEMTLTADFNIYDADIVPVKSFEKNGSGRVESK from the coding sequence ATGAAATCAAAAGCTATAATTTTAATCACTGCGCTCTGTACCTCTATTGTGGGTTGCACCAACAAACAGAAGCAGCAGAATACGATTATCGGTGGCGCGGATAGCCCTACGGGAATCGCCATTACCGAAGATAGTAGTAAACAGGATAGAGATACGATGACTTATGAAATTCCCCAATGCCAGCTTTGGTACACGGAGGAACTGTCCGAAGCGGACAAAGATGGAGAAATCCGTATGTGGACGGAGCGCAAGGAATATTGGGAAGACGTACAAGTGATAAATGTGTTTGTATCGAATCCGACAGACATTCCAATCAACTTCGGACGACGTTGGAATAATTATATTTGGAATGGGAAAGAATGGGCTTGTCCGGAGTTAAAAGTTTCTTATATTGCATGGGAAGATGATTTATTTGTACAACATCGAGGAATGCTGTTGTATTGTTTCCGCTTTCCCGTTGGAGAGTACTATCATTTGCCCAAAGGTAAATATCGTTTAACCAAGACATTCCATGCGAATAATAAGGAAATGACACTTACGGCAGATTTTAATATTTATGATGCTGATATTGTGCCAGTCAAGTCATTTGAAAAAAATGGAAGTGGCAGAGTGGAATCAAAGTAA
- a CDS encoding phage tail tape measure protein, with protein MAQEQNYQVNYSINVDASQGTRQVIAFGEAVGKLVQAKASLTPAVTNIKNMMDEIDRVFRTKNGRKRNFDYRLTIDTKKSEEKLERIKGLLTDISSLSKGISLTINAGQVLDSKKIKANAKSLYEKKAAEMRKAEIEKNATSSVGTMTDAQKRITKAIGKINSALVSMERGRELQIKTETAENRLQQILSLLGRIKGAAVIPLNIQGGMLSGGFPSSVPVPYAPQSFVMPEKARQKLMERLYAGQQLHRQKLAHVEEIFAAEQRRKAALAETAAAEKRRADEARDKERERKNAARAAEKIRRQAEQARRKAETERVKAEQAARRQEQRNAMQSVRLMQREHTAAGTLYRSKRRAAINRIQYSKAPSLSNLPFASMLNAYMGYSLIRSELTKAIDYSNIMESAHSILRVADSDLKTFETRFDSMARHVRKIGIDTKYTAVEIAGAVKYLSMAGMNIETINKSIRPITNLALIGDNDVSYIADLATNIMAGYDIHNDSMDSVADIISSTISRSNVNIVEMAESYKMAAGYLRMAGVDFTESSAAIGLLGNMGLKGTLAGTSLRALSTRFAKPTKEAQEVLDRLGIRFTEMRDIEGVQVEKLRPIADIFEELNKKGASIADVQAIFGKIGGNTAMMFLKNYDKLRELTSYNRGSQGISSELALVKQNTTKGLWAQVTSQLTEGFMQAYEVLEPSIRTVLRTFLAKFKAPEFTRGLVSIGNALLDIFTVIGNIGAWVTRNFHWIEPLVFTGVVATRLFKVAGALTNIGIAMGFIGKQSAATTSVSAVQGLLGAGGIGKVSFAQKRAIVLAMQSAGVAGRGAMTRALMAGGGVIGAKGVLQSLFATQVATGSGLTGAAASLSAISTGAVAATAGIAALVGALGWVAYKTWKIKEAKDAVLEEIESNRKYRYPSIDALYSSLSETYNMAVKTKRAVDEVVAGKSIEEASGHKIGAFTSNWWAGFLGEFAIASSEGMVSRDHVYNMDKARQDDIRDALVTLAKRDSQTRIDAAYAEFGKMGTVLEVDAFLKTVKERFGQQEKDLDKSLWRMQDGKAVYVNDIGDRSEAVAARTYDYARYMNTQTVPEIVRAATAYRNAISSAANAHELMRKGGFDFDQLRAWGFEQDENGLWKQRALGQNATDAQRVDNIAHRKLAHTTLVKFFSSLRQTFGGSAEAAENILRVAGFTPDQYGNEPDSNDTRPFAANPITNTHLDDGGAGGNYSGTGRLSSAAPKQVIVNIESLLSVRTIDLMKSKEGQTEEIQNLKEQLAQALIDVVHDFDASWNA; from the coding sequence ATGGCCCAGGAACAGAACTATCAGGTCAACTACTCCATCAACGTGGATGCCTCTCAGGGCACCAGGCAGGTTATCGCCTTCGGTGAGGCGGTAGGCAAGCTGGTACAGGCGAAAGCGTCCCTGACCCCGGCCGTCACGAACATCAAGAATATGATGGACGAGATAGACCGCGTGTTCCGTACCAAGAACGGCAGGAAACGTAATTTTGATTACCGCCTGACCATCGATACGAAAAAAAGCGAAGAGAAGCTGGAACGTATCAAGGGGTTGCTCACGGATATTTCCTCCCTTTCCAAAGGCATCAGCCTGACCATCAATGCCGGGCAGGTCTTGGACAGCAAGAAAATCAAGGCCAATGCCAAAAGCCTTTACGAGAAAAAGGCTGCCGAGATGCGCAAAGCGGAGATCGAAAAGAATGCTACCTCGTCCGTTGGCACGATGACAGACGCGCAGAAACGCATTACCAAAGCCATCGGGAAAATCAACTCCGCTCTGGTTTCCATGGAACGTGGTCGGGAACTGCAAATCAAGACCGAAACGGCGGAAAACAGGTTGCAGCAGATTCTTTCCCTGTTGGGACGTATCAAGGGGGCTGCCGTCATTCCACTCAACATACAAGGTGGAATGCTCTCCGGAGGATTCCCGTCTTCCGTTCCGGTGCCATATGCCCCGCAGTCATTCGTAATGCCCGAAAAAGCCCGGCAGAAACTGATGGAACGGCTTTATGCCGGGCAGCAGTTGCATCGCCAGAAACTGGCCCACGTGGAGGAGATCTTTGCCGCAGAGCAGCGCCGTAAGGCGGCTCTGGCAGAAACGGCAGCAGCGGAAAAGCGGCGTGCCGATGAAGCGCGGGACAAGGAACGGGAGCGCAAGAATGCCGCCCGTGCAGCGGAGAAAATACGTCGGCAGGCAGAACAGGCACGCCGTAAGGCTGAAACGGAACGTGTAAAGGCCGAGCAGGCTGCAAGACGGCAGGAACAGCGCAATGCGATGCAGTCCGTCAGGCTCATGCAGCGGGAACATACCGCAGCCGGTACGCTCTACCGCAGTAAACGCCGTGCCGCCATCAACCGTATCCAGTATTCGAAAGCGCCGTCACTCAGTAACCTCCCGTTCGCCTCGATGCTCAATGCCTATATGGGGTACAGCCTGATCCGTTCGGAACTGACGAAGGCCATCGACTATTCCAACATCATGGAATCGGCACATTCCATTCTCCGTGTGGCGGACAGCGACCTCAAGACATTCGAGACCCGTTTTGACAGCATGGCCCGTCATGTCCGTAAAATCGGCATCGACACGAAATACACAGCCGTGGAGATTGCCGGTGCCGTCAAATACCTGTCGATGGCGGGCATGAATATCGAGACAATCAACAAGTCCATCCGCCCGATCACGAACCTGGCTCTTATCGGGGACAACGACGTGTCGTATATCGCTGACCTGGCCACGAACATCATGGCCGGTTATGATATCCATAACGACAGCATGGACAGCGTGGCGGACATCATCTCCTCCACCATTTCCCGTTCGAATGTGAATATCGTGGAGATGGCGGAGTCATACAAGATGGCTGCCGGTTACCTGCGTATGGCGGGCGTGGACTTCACGGAGAGCAGTGCCGCCATCGGTCTTCTGGGAAACATGGGCCTGAAGGGAACGCTGGCGGGAACCTCGCTGCGTGCTCTCTCCACACGTTTTGCCAAGCCTACCAAGGAGGCACAGGAAGTTCTGGACCGCCTGGGCATCCGGTTCACGGAAATGCGTGACATCGAGGGGGTACAGGTCGAGAAGCTCCGTCCTATAGCGGACATTTTCGAAGAGTTGAACAAGAAGGGCGCGTCGATAGCGGATGTCCAGGCAATCTTCGGGAAAATTGGCGGTAACACGGCGATGATGTTCCTGAAAAACTACGACAAGCTGCGCGAACTGACCTCGTACAATCGCGGCTCACAAGGCATTTCTTCTGAACTGGCATTGGTAAAGCAGAATACGACCAAGGGATTGTGGGCGCAGGTGACCTCCCAGCTGACCGAAGGGTTCATGCAGGCATACGAGGTGTTGGAGCCCTCTATCCGTACTGTACTCCGCACTTTTCTGGCAAAGTTCAAGGCTCCGGAATTTACCCGTGGCCTGGTGTCCATCGGGAATGCCCTGTTGGACATCTTCACCGTGATCGGCAATATCGGCGCATGGGTGACCCGCAATTTCCATTGGATAGAACCGCTTGTCTTTACAGGCGTTGTCGCGACCCGGCTGTTCAAAGTGGCGGGTGCCCTGACGAATATCGGCATCGCCATGGGTTTTATCGGCAAACAGTCTGCGGCCACGACATCGGTCAGTGCCGTGCAGGGACTGTTGGGCGCAGGCGGTATCGGCAAGGTTTCGTTTGCCCAGAAACGGGCCATCGTGTTGGCCATGCAGTCCGCTGGCGTGGCGGGACGGGGTGCGATGACCCGCGCCTTGATGGCCGGGGGCGGTGTCATCGGAGCCAAAGGAGTCCTGCAGTCGCTGTTTGCCACACAGGTGGCTACCGGCAGCGGACTGACCGGTGCTGCCGCCTCGTTGAGTGCCATCAGTACGGGTGCGGTTGCCGCCACGGCAGGTATAGCCGCATTGGTCGGGGCTTTGGGATGGGTGGCTTACAAGACCTGGAAGATAAAGGAGGCGAAGGATGCCGTACTGGAAGAGATCGAATCGAACCGCAAGTACCGTTATCCGTCCATTGATGCCCTTTATTCCTCGTTGAGCGAGACCTATAACATGGCTGTCAAGACAAAGCGTGCCGTGGACGAGGTTGTTGCCGGCAAAAGTATCGAAGAGGCTTCGGGACATAAAATCGGAGCTTTCACATCCAACTGGTGGGCCGGGTTCTTGGGGGAATTTGCCATCGCTTCATCGGAGGGGATGGTATCGCGAGACCATGTGTATAACATGGACAAAGCCCGTCAGGATGACATAAGGGATGCGCTTGTCACCCTTGCCAAACGCGACAGCCAGACACGTATCGATGCCGCGTACGCCGAGTTCGGGAAGATGGGTACGGTATTGGAAGTGGACGCTTTCCTCAAGACGGTAAAGGAGCGTTTCGGGCAACAGGAGAAGGATCTCGACAAGTCTTTGTGGCGTATGCAGGACGGCAAGGCCGTCTATGTGAATGATATCGGGGACAGGTCGGAAGCGGTTGCCGCCCGCACATACGACTATGCCCGGTACATGAACACGCAGACCGTTCCGGAGATTGTGCGTGCCGCCACCGCTTATCGTAATGCCATATCGAGTGCCGCCAATGCGCATGAGCTGATGCGTAAGGGAGGGTTCGACTTTGACCAGCTCAGGGCCTGGGGATTCGAGCAGGACGAAAACGGGCTGTGGAAGCAGCGGGCATTGGGGCAGAACGCCACCGATGCGCAGCGCGTAGACAACATCGCGCATCGCAAGCTGGCACATACGACACTCGTGAAGTTCTTTTCATCGCTCCGGCAGACTTTCGGAGGTTCGGCGGAGGCAGCCGAGAATATCCTCCGCGTGGCGGGCTTCACTCCCGACCAGTACGGCAACGAACCGGATTCCAACGATACACGTCCGTTTGCTGCCAACCCGATTACCAACACGCATCTGGATGACGGAGGGGCCGGCGGCAACTATTCCGGCACGGGGCGGTTGTCCTCGGCGGCACCGAAACAGGTCATCGTGAACATAGAGAGCCTGCTCAGTGTCAGGACCATCGACCTGATGAAGTCGAAGGAGGGGCAGACGGAAGAGATACAGAACCTGAAAGAACAACTGGCACAGGCGCTCATCGATGTCGTGCATGACTTCGATGCCTCCTGGAACGCATAA
- a CDS encoding energy transducer TonB, protein MKRLSILLCLIVLGVFFMSHATFAQTSFSIPPKSYPVNVPFKCDAGVDRYWHVTSVTCTGRANGGYKFQIKGVAQKTSRSLPIDLFYLMPGNRIKTAGTYYFPRIEEGKTFSFEVVSAFSGYAPSKFNGFLISSEVLQRTLQQELEEQKETDKDTPERRFGMPTTPKEDRREPAQSKVSPNKVYKGSEVDKEPEYPGGNQALLADIARSIRYPMICKQQKIQGDVLVSFIVEKDGSVSDVTAVKKVHANLNTEAIRVVKSLKEWTPGIKDGQPVRVQSAVYVTFSL, encoded by the coding sequence ATGAAGCGATTATCTATTTTACTATGCCTGATTGTCTTAGGGGTATTCTTCATGAGTCATGCGACTTTTGCGCAAACAAGTTTTTCCATTCCTCCCAAGAGTTATCCGGTAAATGTGCCGTTCAAATGCGATGCCGGAGTGGATCGTTATTGGCATGTTACCAGCGTTACTTGTACGGGACGCGCCAATGGCGGCTATAAATTTCAGATAAAGGGAGTGGCACAGAAGACAAGCCGCAGTTTGCCCATAGACCTGTTCTACCTGATGCCGGGTAATCGGATAAAAACAGCGGGTACTTATTATTTCCCACGTATCGAGGAGGGAAAAACATTCAGTTTCGAAGTGGTATCGGCATTCTCCGGGTACGCTCCTTCTAAGTTCAACGGTTTTCTTATCTCCAGTGAAGTGTTGCAGAGAACATTACAACAGGAACTGGAAGAGCAAAAAGAAACAGACAAAGATACTCCCGAAAGAAGATTTGGTATGCCAACCACTCCGAAGGAAGATAGACGAGAACCGGCACAATCCAAGGTAAGCCCCAATAAGGTGTACAAAGGCAGCGAGGTGGATAAGGAGCCGGAATACCCCGGTGGAAACCAAGCATTGCTGGCGGATATTGCCCGAAGCATACGTTATCCCATGATCTGCAAACAGCAGAAGATTCAGGGCGACGTGCTTGTTTCCTTTATAGTGGAGAAAGACGGTTCGGTATCTGATGTTACGGCTGTGAAAAAGGTTCATGCCAATCTCAATACCGAAGCCATAAGAGTGGTCAAGTCCTTGAAGGAATGGACACCCGGAATCAAAGACGGACAGCCTGTACGGGTACAGTCTGCCGTATATGTCACTTTTAGTCTTTAA
- a CDS encoding energy transducer TonB — protein MKKQIILSSLLSALLIGNCLDTQAANEARTINDLPSMAEVSQNKREVAPEFPGGITALVQFLSKNLKYPTVCKEQKIQGKVLMKFTVKSDGSISNIRVTKSVDPYLDKEAVRVVKSMPRWIPGTQDGKPVSVEYTLPITFKL, from the coding sequence ATGAAAAAACAAATTATTTTGAGCAGTTTACTATCCGCACTGCTGATTGGCAATTGTTTGGATACACAGGCTGCAAATGAGGCAAGAACTATCAATGATTTGCCTTCGATGGCAGAAGTTTCCCAGAACAAGAGAGAGGTGGCTCCGGAATTTCCCGGTGGTATCACCGCATTGGTACAATTTTTATCAAAGAATCTAAAGTATCCGACAGTTTGCAAGGAACAGAAAATACAAGGCAAAGTGCTGATGAAATTTACAGTCAAGAGCGATGGCTCTATCTCAAATATCCGTGTTACCAAGTCTGTAGATCCTTATCTGGATAAGGAAGCTGTCCGCGTAGTGAAGTCCATGCCTCGTTGGATTCCCGGTACACAGGATGGCAAACCGGTAAGTGTGGAATACACTCTGCCTATCACGTTTAAACTCTGA
- a CDS encoding WG repeat-containing protein codes for MKRFFAFILLLATVCVVQAQENTVQGDTLVLLENKIWRAQLPDEKQYVTEMEFRDHVWRSTFLYKGKTDTLETSYGICGDTIKTYDRKQYKILELTDSTLVILYLPERMTIGVGAVKYINIVNSPAKMRENENRLDSIWRKEDIWNKGVASISGKPIKDLSTIEPPRWAKWDYDLEKYYTSQMVYPEELLKKNQAGYSVVMFSIDTLGLSRSINILTTIHKKFDKEVIRLTRELPHCLPCRDKDGKRMECFYTVYVPFLPQHYRDRLKADSIAEEELKQSFVEWETVARFQNEIPDVIQTGISAQDYIIQRLVYNSTLLGDKQRVRGVYSIQINSYGEVYTAKVLQSCGIEDWDNQVLDIIRKMPRWTPAINFRGKGEYQEFTLNIPIHFKGSRNLIAHTTENFLEVGVPVCYLNERGDTIVPYGKYRFCQTDTIRNIGFVYENRQNARIVCIDNQGKELFYAFKYDNGADYVREGLFRITDDKGLIGFADTLGNIVIKPQFKFAFPFENGKAKVTFSGESKDVPGSNGEKHYWNSSDWYYIDKNGKILK; via the coding sequence ATGAAAAGATTCTTCGCCTTCATACTTTTACTTGCGACCGTCTGTGTTGTCCAAGCACAAGAAAACACCGTTCAGGGAGACACGCTTGTCTTATTGGAAAACAAAATCTGGCGGGCACAATTGCCGGACGAGAAACAATATGTCACGGAAATGGAGTTTCGCGACCATGTTTGGAGGTCTACATTCTTGTACAAGGGGAAAACAGACACGCTTGAAACCTCCTACGGGATATGCGGTGATACCATCAAAACGTATGACCGTAAACAATATAAAATACTTGAACTCACAGACAGTACGCTGGTTATCCTTTACTTGCCGGAAAGGATGACAATAGGTGTCGGGGCGGTGAAATACATCAATATCGTTAATTCGCCTGCCAAGATGCGTGAGAATGAAAATCGGCTGGACAGTATCTGGCGCAAAGAGGACATCTGGAACAAGGGCGTTGCCTCAATATCCGGAAAGCCAATCAAAGACTTGTCAACCATAGAGCCTCCCCGATGGGCGAAATGGGATTACGATTTGGAGAAATATTACACTTCCCAAATGGTTTATCCCGAAGAGCTATTGAAGAAGAACCAAGCCGGATATTCTGTAGTCATGTTCTCTATCGATACATTAGGGCTATCGCGCAGCATTAATATACTGACCACCATACATAAAAAATTCGACAAAGAAGTTATCCGACTGACAAGGGAATTGCCGCATTGCTTACCATGCAGGGATAAGGACGGCAAGCGGATGGAATGTTTCTATACGGTGTATGTACCTTTCTTACCTCAACACTACAGGGACAGGTTGAAAGCGGATAGCATTGCGGAAGAAGAATTGAAACAAAGTTTCGTAGAATGGGAAACTGTTGCTCGCTTCCAAAATGAAATTCCTGATGTCATACAAACAGGTATCTCCGCACAAGACTATATCATCCAACGGTTAGTATACAACTCAACACTATTAGGCGATAAGCAACGAGTGAGAGGAGTTTATTCGATACAGATTAATTCGTATGGAGAAGTATATACGGCAAAAGTCCTGCAAAGTTGTGGTATAGAGGATTGGGATAATCAAGTATTGGATATTATCAGAAAAATGCCTCGCTGGACGCCTGCCATCAATTTTCGTGGTAAGGGAGAATATCAAGAATTCACATTAAATATACCTATACATTTTAAGGGGAGTAGAAACTTGATTGCCCATACAACTGAAAATTTTCTTGAAGTTGGTGTTCCCGTATGTTACTTGAACGAACGAGGAGATACTATTGTTCCGTATGGCAAATACAGGTTCTGTCAAACGGACACGATACGGAATATCGGTTTCGTGTATGAGAACAGACAAAACGCACGGATTGTTTGTATCGACAATCAAGGAAAAGAATTATTCTATGCGTTCAAATATGACAACGGAGCAGATTATGTCAGAGAAGGGCTTTTCCGTATAACAGATGATAAAGGACTGATAGGGTTTGCGGATACATTAGGCAACATAGTAATCAAACCTCAATTCAAATTTGCTTTTCCATTCGAAAACGGCAAAGCCAAGGTTACATTTTCCGGAGAAAGCAAGGATGTTCCCGGTTCTAATGGTGAAAAACACTATTGGAATAGCTCTGACTGGTATTATATAGATAAGAATGGTAAAATACTTAAATAA